In the Elusimicrobiota bacterium genome, one interval contains:
- a CDS encoding carboxypeptidase-like regulatory domain-containing protein → MQYDEKDLYKEDLDEDRPAPRQRHPVLLLLCGLLLAAVWGAWTLHRMAVDRRAAAAAARAAAAADVAAAAKAAGPGGAAAAAAATAPVPDPEAQPAPVPPAAGPGKRRFYGVVYDLANKKPLAAAQVILALGPPGATGVAATCPTDLNGHYTCDLSEAADQVSVSVSTEGYQGQFEDLIPPLRARSESQRRAVLAQRDDYLEPARVLFAVSQEVVLLDLVVVPKDWLPPAPKP, encoded by the coding sequence ATGCAGTACGATGAGAAGGACCTCTACAAGGAGGATCTTGATGAGGACCGGCCGGCTCCGCGGCAGCGCCATCCGGTGCTCTTGCTCCTGTGCGGCCTGCTCCTCGCCGCGGTCTGGGGCGCTTGGACGCTGCATCGGATGGCCGTGGACCGCCGGGCCGCCGCCGCGGCCGCCAGGGCGGCGGCGGCGGCCGACGTTGCGGCGGCCGCAAAGGCTGCGGGCCCGGGAGGCGCGGCCGCAGCTGCGGCCGCGACCGCCCCTGTCCCCGATCCCGAGGCGCAGCCCGCGCCCGTCCCGCCCGCCGCAGGCCCTGGGAAGCGGAGATTCTACGGTGTGGTGTACGACCTTGCCAACAAGAAGCCCTTGGCCGCAGCGCAGGTGATCTTGGCGCTCGGTCCCCCTGGGGCCACGGGCGTGGCTGCGACATGCCCGACCGACTTGAACGGGCATTACACCTGCGACCTTTCCGAGGCGGCGGACCAGGTCTCGGTCTCCGTCTCGACCGAGGGGTACCAGGGGCAGTTCGAGGACCTCATCCCGCCGCTGCGCGCCCGCTCCGAGTCCCAGCGCCGCGCCGTGCTGGCGCAGAGGGACGATTATCTCGAGCCCGCGCGGGTCCTGTTCGCGGTCAGCCAAGAGGTCGTCCTGTTGGACCTCGTCGTGGTGCCCAAGGATTGGCTGCCCCCGGCGCCGAAGCCTTAG
- the amrB gene encoding AmmeMemoRadiSam system protein B — MPILAVGQPIPPLRQALEAVPVEEKGQPLFLLQDLEGIAAQAVALSPAGLALAACFDGKRSAAEVAAVFAKNTRHLLKTEEVLGLAQDLEKSLLLETPQTQALRRKVLQEFRDSPVRKASSAGRTYPDEALALSKILGGFFKDPKGPGKEPAAEPAEPAPLGLIAPHIDFERGGPAYAWSYQALSETRPPDAVVALGVAHMSPNSPWVMTPKAFATPYGDVALHQGLYDEIRSALWYDPRDDEWVHRNEHSLELQAVWLRYLWREKTPPWVPILVSSFERFAAEQPPSQVETVEGALRKMGAALRRRALKGERIMVLAGVDLSHVGPRFGDQEDVTPEAKKLVEKDDRASLEHALRLKADDFYLSVVKDGNKRKVCGLSALYTALRLLQALAGDAPGAGKLLAYGQADDPAGGFVSFASAIFPAGGA; from the coding sequence ATGCCCATTTTGGCCGTCGGCCAGCCCATTCCCCCTCTTCGCCAAGCCCTGGAGGCCGTCCCCGTCGAAGAGAAGGGCCAGCCGCTGTTCCTGCTCCAGGACCTGGAGGGCATCGCGGCGCAGGCGGTGGCGCTCTCGCCCGCGGGCCTGGCCCTGGCCGCCTGCTTCGACGGCAAGCGCTCGGCCGCCGAAGTGGCCGCGGTCTTCGCCAAGAACACCCGGCATCTGCTCAAGACCGAGGAGGTCCTCGGGCTCGCCCAGGACCTGGAGAAGAGCCTGCTTCTGGAGACGCCGCAGACCCAGGCTCTGCGCCGCAAGGTCCTCCAGGAGTTCCGCGACTCGCCGGTGCGCAAGGCCAGCTCGGCGGGGCGGACTTATCCGGACGAGGCGCTCGCTTTGTCCAAGATTCTGGGCGGCTTCTTCAAGGACCCCAAGGGTCCGGGGAAAGAGCCCGCGGCCGAGCCGGCCGAGCCGGCGCCGCTGGGCTTGATCGCGCCGCACATCGACTTCGAGCGCGGCGGCCCGGCCTACGCCTGGTCCTACCAAGCGCTCTCCGAGACCCGGCCTCCCGACGCGGTCGTGGCCCTGGGAGTGGCGCACATGTCTCCCAATTCTCCCTGGGTGATGACGCCCAAAGCCTTCGCGACCCCCTACGGAGACGTCGCCCTGCACCAGGGGCTCTATGATGAGATCCGCTCGGCCTTGTGGTACGACCCGCGCGACGACGAGTGGGTCCACCGCAACGAGCACTCGCTGGAGCTCCAGGCCGTGTGGCTGCGCTATCTCTGGCGGGAGAAGACCCCGCCCTGGGTGCCCATCCTGGTCTCCTCCTTCGAGCGCTTCGCGGCCGAGCAGCCTCCCTCCCAGGTCGAGACGGTGGAAGGCGCCTTGAGGAAGATGGGCGCCGCCCTGCGCCGCCGCGCCCTCAAGGGCGAGCGAATCATGGTCCTGGCCGGAGTGGACCTCTCCCATGTGGGACCGCGTTTCGGAGACCAGGAGGACGTTACACCTGAGGCGAAGAAGCTGGTCGAAAAGGATGACCGCGCCAGTCTGGAGCACGCCCTTCGCCTGAAGGCCGACGACTTCTATCTCTCGGTGGTCAAAGACGGCAACAAGCGCAAAGTCTGCGGCCTCTCCGCGCTCTACACGGCGCTGCGCCTGCTCCAGGCCCTGGCCGGCGACGCGCCCGGAGCTGGGAAGCTGCTGGCCTACGGCCAGGCTGACGACCCGGCCGGAGGCTTCGTCTCCTTCGCCAGCGCCATTTTCCCGGCCGGCGGAGCGTGA
- a CDS encoding SitI3 family protein, with protein sequence MSIEYELHFADPRPAEGLLAAAKIGEVRGLTLHPGRPQPPRVHAIREAYGFISQADLVVRLDLSVYNADDGYAGNFNLIRVLMALLKVAQGDMVVLFNWELPILMRRGGQVILETDRGWWKSPALRGLVDVPYIEESLPSL encoded by the coding sequence ATGTCGATAGAGTACGAGCTGCATTTCGCCGACCCGCGTCCCGCCGAGGGCCTGCTCGCCGCCGCCAAGATCGGGGAGGTGCGCGGATTGACGCTCCATCCCGGCCGCCCGCAGCCGCCTCGCGTCCATGCCATCCGCGAGGCCTACGGCTTCATCTCGCAGGCCGACCTGGTGGTGCGCCTGGACCTGTCGGTCTACAACGCCGACGACGGCTACGCCGGCAATTTCAATCTCATCCGGGTGCTCATGGCTTTGTTGAAGGTGGCGCAGGGCGACATGGTCGTGCTTTTCAATTGGGAGCTCCCGATCTTGATGCGGCGGGGCGGCCAGGTCATCCTGGAGACCGACCGCGGCTGGTGGAAGAGCCCGGCGCTGCGCGGGCTCGTGGATGTCCCCTATATAGAGGAAAGCCTGCCGTCCCTCTGA
- a CDS encoding GDSL-type esterase/lipase family protein: MLVTGQAGGSRRGRFSGWAVWALPGLIAGFLLAELGLAALGVQPHWRYCSRWALDDLQCRYRPKPGLYPSEVFGAPARVSAYGTRGAEPRRPLVLSLGDSCTFGVRLAESETYPALLSARGLETMNAGVPGHNSFSGRRWLRTSRLLEFRPQLVTVYYGWNDHWRAAASEKTFAGIRRWAVHWRLASLLLRFQASLWDAESPVFKRMRWAAQVPLSQFKDNLRGIIGDARDAGAQVVLITAPAEPRLAQAGQGWFASHSLGELADHEKYVGAVREVAAQTGVGLVDFAAEMETRRGQDPRRFFLDAMHLNAAGHRVLADLLAPWVRRHHSHGGLERPVPGPPS, from the coding sequence ATGCTCGTGACAGGCCAGGCGGGAGGGTCGCGACGGGGCCGTTTCAGCGGCTGGGCCGTATGGGCGTTGCCCGGCCTGATCGCGGGATTCCTGTTGGCCGAACTCGGTCTTGCCGCGCTGGGAGTCCAGCCGCATTGGCGCTACTGCTCGCGCTGGGCGCTGGACGATCTGCAGTGCCGCTATAGACCCAAGCCGGGCTTATACCCTTCGGAGGTCTTCGGAGCTCCGGCGCGCGTCAGCGCGTACGGGACGCGGGGAGCCGAGCCCAGGAGGCCCCTGGTCCTGAGCCTGGGGGATTCCTGCACGTTCGGCGTGAGGCTCGCTGAATCGGAGACCTATCCGGCTTTGCTGTCGGCGCGCGGCCTGGAGACCATGAATGCCGGCGTGCCGGGACACAATTCCTTTTCCGGCCGGCGCTGGCTCCGGACATCCCGTCTGCTGGAGTTCCGGCCGCAGCTGGTCACGGTCTACTACGGGTGGAACGACCATTGGCGCGCCGCCGCCAGCGAGAAGACGTTCGCTGGCATCCGCCGCTGGGCGGTCCATTGGCGTTTGGCGAGCCTCCTGCTGAGGTTCCAAGCCAGCCTGTGGGATGCGGAGAGCCCGGTCTTCAAAAGGATGCGCTGGGCGGCGCAAGTGCCGCTGTCCCAGTTCAAGGATAACCTGCGCGGCATCATCGGCGATGCCCGGGACGCCGGCGCCCAGGTCGTGCTGATCACTGCGCCGGCCGAGCCGCGGCTCGCTCAGGCCGGCCAAGGCTGGTTCGCGAGCCACTCTCTGGGAGAGTTGGCGGATCATGAGAAATATGTGGGGGCCGTGCGCGAGGTGGCGGCGCAGACCGGCGTCGGCCTGGTGGATTTCGCGGCGGAGATGGAGACGCGCCGGGGGCAGGACCCCCGCCGCTTCTTCCTGGATGCCATGCACTTGAACGCCGCCGGCCACCGCGTGCTGGCCGATCTGCTCGCGCCTTGGGTGAGGCGTCATCATTCGCACGGGGGCCTTGAGCGGCCTGTTCCCGGACCGCCCTCTTGA
- a CDS encoding phosphoglucomutase: MPHPEAGRLSPEVINVHHFAREFDSPSVPLERVKFGTSGHRGRLGGGFSRRHAEAIAQAVARLHTERGIKGPILLGGDTRLMSAETAKICAEVLAGNGFPVRLADIPLPTPVFSLEIIAGRAAASLNGTASHNPPQDMGLKYNPASGGPAGAEFTSVIEKYANGCLDDPKAIRRLSLAKAKAQGLLEVPDLVGPYLKRLAEVVDLDVIKSSGLRIGIHPLGGTSIPYYEALRRDLGLKNLRVVDKTVDPTFGFIPRDHDGQIRMDPSSVYPMKPLLDLARAGKYDFVGASDPDADRFGVATKTSGLLTPNQALCVLTAYLLDNRPAWPSSLTVGRTIGTTHLLDRIAQAKGRKADEVNVGFKWYVEGIRQDRYILAGEESAGLSIYRWTAEKDGILAVLLLAEVMARTGKDLLELYRDLTSRYGDPAYRRVDVAISEAQRQKIKSMNAASCASLKELAGQKVTGVRDTDGVKIYLQDSWLLARLSGTEPIAKLYGESFQGPEHLQRLLKEGGEFFGLQVN; the protein is encoded by the coding sequence ATGCCCCACCCCGAAGCCGGCCGCTTGAGCCCGGAAGTCATCAACGTCCACCACTTCGCCCGGGAGTTCGACTCGCCCAGCGTCCCTCTCGAGCGGGTCAAATTCGGGACCTCCGGCCATCGCGGCCGGCTGGGCGGAGGCTTTTCCCGCCGCCACGCCGAAGCCATCGCCCAGGCCGTGGCCCGGCTCCACACGGAGCGGGGCATCAAGGGGCCCATCCTCCTCGGCGGCGACACCCGCCTGATGAGCGCCGAGACGGCCAAGATCTGCGCCGAGGTCCTCGCCGGCAACGGCTTCCCGGTGCGCCTGGCGGACATCCCCCTGCCCACGCCCGTCTTTTCGCTCGAGATCATCGCGGGCCGCGCCGCGGCTTCCCTCAACGGGACCGCCTCGCACAACCCGCCGCAGGACATGGGCCTCAAGTACAATCCCGCCAGCGGCGGCCCGGCTGGAGCGGAGTTCACTTCGGTCATCGAAAAGTACGCCAACGGATGCCTCGACGACCCCAAGGCCATCCGCCGCCTGTCCTTGGCCAAGGCCAAGGCCCAGGGCCTCCTCGAAGTCCCGGACCTCGTCGGCCCTTACCTCAAGAGGCTGGCCGAGGTCGTGGACCTGGATGTCATCAAGAGCTCCGGCCTGCGCATCGGCATCCACCCCCTCGGCGGGACCTCCATTCCTTATTATGAGGCGCTGCGCCGGGACCTGGGCTTGAAGAACCTGCGCGTGGTCGACAAGACCGTGGACCCCACCTTCGGCTTCATCCCGCGCGACCACGACGGCCAGATCCGCATGGACCCTTCCTCGGTCTATCCCATGAAGCCGCTCTTGGACCTGGCCCGGGCCGGCAAGTACGACTTCGTCGGCGCCTCGGACCCGGACGCGGACCGCTTCGGCGTCGCGACCAAGACTTCGGGACTGCTCACACCGAACCAAGCCCTTTGCGTCCTCACGGCCTACCTCCTCGACAACCGGCCCGCCTGGCCCTCCAGCCTCACCGTGGGCCGGACCATAGGGACCACGCATCTCTTGGACCGCATCGCGCAGGCCAAGGGCCGCAAGGCCGACGAGGTCAACGTGGGCTTCAAGTGGTACGTGGAGGGCATCCGGCAGGACCGCTACATCCTGGCCGGCGAGGAGAGCGCGGGCCTCTCCATCTACCGCTGGACCGCGGAGAAGGACGGCATCCTCGCCGTGCTCCTGCTGGCCGAGGTCATGGCGCGCACGGGCAAGGACCTCCTGGAGCTCTACCGGGACCTGACCAGCCGCTACGGCGACCCTGCCTACCGCCGCGTGGACGTGGCCATCTCCGAGGCTCAGCGCCAGAAGATCAAGTCCATGAACGCGGCTTCCTGCGCTTCCTTGAAGGAGCTGGCCGGCCAGAAGGTGACCGGCGTGCGCGATACCGACGGGGTCAAGATCTACCTGCAGGACTCCTGGCTGTTGGCCCGGCTCTCGGGCACCGAGCCCATCGCCAAGCTCTACGGCGAGAGCTTCCAGGGACCGGAGCACCTCCAGCGGCTGCTGAAGGAAGGGGGAGAGTTCTTCGGACTGCAGGTGAACTGA
- the lnt gene encoding apolipoprotein N-acyltransferase codes for MALPNMALPRIPARPGIFWYCLCVHVSFIAYDLFCAATAMAAAQFASTLMFFRKMRREFASPVARHHPSLAVLLPCKGAPERFESDIRSLLDQDYPGALEFIFVTPSESDPAYVRLKSLLAQRSGASAILLASNARPTRSSGWITDVFYALDRARPQAEVLLFAVTDQQVTTSWAREMVAPLADPAVVLATSTFLYVPERKGLWNLLRMAWMGYGIPYFILMDGVDGASLAMRRKDFEELGVRGIWEGTITNDLALAAKARGWGRQIRFVTRAMTVCRESFDFRQLYDNLSRWVLYFRVYDLRFWGLGAVQLLVKLWILTWAVRQRAWPLAAYALLADALNLYFVFRTFRRFLPERFTGINPAYRRFPLLAALYSPLVLALYVLTYLRSACSSDIHWGGVHYRIHGPREVEVVTDAQACGASRVRRLGRAGLVVLAGCALGAGCWPGPWGALSWFVFVPLLWAIRDETPGRSFLWGWLFGGAWFAAGVPWLLGVTQRWLNIPMPEPAFWFAAMCAYHGLIFALACGAARWLGQAWQRRRAIDPAAATAAAFIPAVVAAEGLVPMLFPAQLANTQFFHLPSVQIVSVLGMAGLAWLIAAFNAAVFLCLESWGRAPALFRRRLALAAGAAALLAANEAWGRRRMRQIDAQTAVRIAQGRALRVGMVQGPLSYEHDNLYPLPLAEIAAQNLPAYTRLSRPAAGSGGLDLLIWPGNIYPGPVEYGPQDGSEPRLEGSPLADALRARMPFRIPLLSCGVGSDPGGEHTICLLNGASQRPLGAVEKRTLTPFADYMPCGRFLPVLRRISPNTRALARGRRQKLLELPGRARLGVLICYEDFMAEDARRFVRLGADLFVDRASDAWADDTMVPGQHLLLAAMRAVENGRYLLRVTDSGVSAVVDPAGRILQSIAPRQEGVIVATVALLEERTPYIALGRGLYLLAVLLLLGAALPLLVVEYRAQGRPKEEPCPTPKPAA; via the coding sequence ATGGCGCTGCCCAACATGGCGCTGCCCCGCATCCCGGCGCGTCCGGGGATTTTTTGGTATTGTCTTTGCGTGCACGTGAGCTTCATAGCCTACGATCTGTTCTGCGCGGCCACGGCGATGGCCGCGGCGCAGTTCGCCTCCACTTTGATGTTCTTCCGCAAGATGCGCCGCGAGTTCGCCTCCCCGGTCGCCCGGCACCACCCGTCGCTGGCGGTCCTGCTCCCCTGCAAGGGGGCCCCGGAGCGTTTCGAGAGCGACATCCGTTCCCTCCTGGATCAGGACTATCCGGGCGCGCTGGAATTCATCTTCGTCACCCCGTCAGAATCCGACCCGGCCTACGTCCGCCTCAAGTCGCTCCTGGCGCAGCGCAGCGGCGCCTCGGCCATCCTCCTGGCCTCCAACGCGCGGCCCACCCGCTCGAGCGGGTGGATCACGGACGTGTTCTACGCCCTGGACCGGGCGAGGCCCCAGGCCGAGGTCCTGTTGTTCGCGGTCACGGACCAGCAGGTCACTACGAGTTGGGCGCGCGAGATGGTCGCCCCCCTGGCTGACCCCGCGGTCGTGCTGGCCACCAGCACCTTCCTTTACGTGCCGGAGCGCAAGGGGCTGTGGAACCTGCTGCGCATGGCCTGGATGGGCTACGGGATACCGTACTTCATCCTCATGGACGGCGTGGACGGGGCGTCCTTGGCCATGCGCCGGAAGGATTTCGAGGAGTTGGGGGTGCGCGGGATCTGGGAGGGGACCATCACCAACGACCTGGCCCTCGCCGCGAAGGCCCGCGGCTGGGGACGGCAGATCCGGTTCGTCACCCGCGCCATGACGGTATGCCGGGAATCGTTCGATTTCCGCCAGCTCTACGACAACCTCAGCAGATGGGTGCTCTATTTCCGCGTCTACGACCTGCGCTTCTGGGGCCTGGGCGCCGTCCAGCTCCTGGTCAAGCTCTGGATCCTGACCTGGGCCGTCAGGCAGCGGGCCTGGCCGCTGGCGGCCTACGCCCTGCTCGCGGACGCCCTCAACCTCTACTTCGTGTTCCGGACCTTCCGCAGGTTCCTGCCCGAGCGCTTCACCGGGATAAATCCCGCCTACCGGCGGTTCCCGCTGCTGGCCGCGCTCTACTCACCTTTGGTCCTGGCTCTTTACGTCCTGACCTACCTCCGCTCGGCCTGCAGCAGCGACATCCACTGGGGAGGCGTCCACTACCGCATCCACGGCCCTCGAGAGGTCGAGGTGGTCACGGACGCGCAGGCCTGCGGCGCCTCCCGCGTCCGGCGGCTGGGACGCGCGGGCCTCGTGGTGCTGGCCGGCTGCGCGCTAGGCGCGGGCTGTTGGCCGGGACCGTGGGGGGCGCTATCCTGGTTCGTTTTTGTCCCTTTGCTGTGGGCCATCCGGGATGAGACCCCGGGCCGGAGCTTCCTCTGGGGCTGGCTGTTCGGCGGCGCCTGGTTCGCCGCCGGCGTGCCCTGGTTGCTGGGGGTCACGCAGCGCTGGCTCAACATACCCATGCCGGAGCCGGCGTTCTGGTTCGCCGCGATGTGCGCCTATCACGGGCTCATCTTCGCCCTGGCCTGCGGGGCGGCCCGCTGGCTGGGGCAAGCCTGGCAGCGGCGCCGCGCCATCGACCCGGCGGCGGCCACAGCCGCGGCCTTCATCCCAGCCGTGGTGGCGGCCGAGGGCCTCGTCCCCATGCTCTTCCCCGCGCAGTTGGCCAACACCCAGTTCTTCCATCTGCCCTCCGTGCAGATCGTGTCGGTGCTCGGCATGGCCGGGCTGGCTTGGCTCATCGCGGCTTTCAACGCGGCGGTCTTCCTCTGTCTCGAGTCTTGGGGCCGGGCCCCGGCCTTGTTCCGGCGGCGCCTGGCTTTGGCCGCAGGCGCGGCCGCGCTGCTCGCGGCCAACGAAGCCTGGGGGCGGCGCCGCATGCGCCAGATCGACGCGCAGACGGCCGTCCGGATCGCGCAAGGCCGCGCCCTGCGCGTGGGCATGGTCCAAGGCCCGCTCTCTTATGAGCACGACAACCTCTACCCCCTGCCCCTGGCCGAGATCGCCGCGCAGAACCTGCCCGCCTACACCCGACTCAGCCGCCCGGCCGCGGGCTCCGGCGGACTGGACCTGCTCATCTGGCCGGGGAACATCTATCCTGGGCCGGTGGAGTACGGGCCGCAGGACGGATCCGAGCCGCGCCTGGAAGGCTCGCCCCTGGCCGACGCCCTGCGGGCGCGTATGCCCTTCCGCATCCCCCTGCTCTCCTGCGGGGTCGGCAGCGATCCGGGCGGCGAGCATACCATCTGCCTGCTCAACGGGGCCTCCCAGCGGCCGTTGGGCGCCGTGGAGAAAAGGACCCTGACCCCGTTCGCGGACTATATGCCCTGCGGAAGGTTCCTGCCGGTCCTGCGCCGGATAAGCCCCAACACCAGAGCCCTGGCTCGCGGCCGGCGGCAGAAGCTGCTCGAGCTGCCGGGCCGGGCCCGGCTCGGCGTGCTCATCTGCTATGAGGACTTCATGGCCGAGGACGCCAGGCGTTTCGTGCGGTTGGGCGCCGACCTCTTCGTGGACCGGGCCAGCGATGCCTGGGCTGACGACACCATGGTGCCCGGCCAGCATCTGCTCCTGGCCGCCATGCGCGCCGTGGAGAACGGACGCTATCTGCTGCGCGTCACCGACAGCGGCGTGAGCGCGGTGGTGGATCCCGCGGGCCGCATCCTCCAGAGCATCGCCCCGCGCCAGGAAGGCGTCATCGTGGCGACGGTGGCCTTGCTGGAGGAGAGGACTCCGTACATCGCCTTGGGGCGAGGGCTCTATCTCCTGGCCGTCTTGCTGCTGCTGGGCGCCGCCCTCCCGCTCCTTGTAGTAGAATACCGGGCGCAGGGACGTCCCAAGGAGGAACCATGCCCCACCCCGAAGCCGGCCGCTTGA